DNA from Terriglobia bacterium:
CGCGACGTCACCATGGAAGCCATGATCGTGAGCGCGCTCAATTCCGCCGCGCTGGCGGAGAAGTACGGGCTGCGCAGCGACCAGATCGTCCTCAGCGCCAAGGTCAGCGGGGTGCAGGATCTGATTGACGTTTACCGCGGGTTGGCGGCGCGCTGCCAATATCCGCTGCACCTTGGACTCACCGAGGCGGGCATGGGGACCAAGGGCATCGTGGCCTCGACCGCCGGGATCGGCGTGCTGCTGCAGGAGGGCATCGGCGACACCATTCGCGTCTCGCTTACCCCGGCGCCCAACGGAGATCGCACCGAAGAAGTGATGGTGGCGCAGCAGATTCTGCAGTCGCTCGGGATCCGCAGCTTCCTGCCGCAGGTGACGGCGTGCCCGGGATGCGGGCGTACGACCAGCACTTTTTTCCAGGAGTTGGCGGACGACATTCAGTCGTACGTGCGCCGCCAGATGCCGGAGTGGAAGCAGCGCTATGAGGGCGTCGAGGAGATGACGCTGGCGGTGATGGGATGCGTGGTCAACGGCCCCGGCGAATCCAAGCACGCCAACATCGGCATCTCGCTGCCGGGAACGTTCGAGGAACCTGTCGCGCCCGTCTTCGTGGACGGCAAACTGACGCGGACATTGCGCGGCGATCACATCGTCGAGGAGTTCATCCGCATCCTCGACGGCTACGTGGAATCGCACTACGCGCGGAGAGCAGAAACTGCCGCGCCGGCCAAGTGATCAGTCATCGGTCGTTAATCGCTAGCGGTTCGGCAGGTCGAGCCGGTGACGACGATCCGCAGTTTTTCCCCACCACAGAGTCCACGAAAATCTGCGG
Protein-coding regions in this window:
- the ispG gene encoding flavodoxin-dependent (E)-4-hydroxy-3-methylbut-2-enyl-diphosphate synthase; translated protein: MAQILRRKTVSANIGSVRVGSDAPVVVQSMTNTDTADALATAQQVAALASAGSELVRVTVNNDAAAEAVPRILDLLDRRGVSVPIVGDFHYNGHLLLKKFPACARALAKYRINPGNVSVGRKDDDNFRTMIEVAVENQKPVRIGVNWGSLDQALLTRMMDENSRLPAPREARDVTMEAMIVSALNSAALAEKYGLRSDQIVLSAKVSGVQDLIDVYRGLAARCQYPLHLGLTEAGMGTKGIVASTAGIGVLLQEGIGDTIRVSLTPAPNGDRTEEVMVAQQILQSLGIRSFLPQVTACPGCGRTTSTFFQELADDIQSYVRRQMPEWKQRYEGVEEMTLAVMGCVVNGPGESKHANIGISLPGTFEEPVAPVFVDGKLTRTLRGDHIVEEFIRILDGYVESHYARRAETAAPAK